From Labrus bergylta chromosome 22, fLabBer1.1, whole genome shotgun sequence, one genomic window encodes:
- the syt4 gene encoding synaptotagmin-4 codes for MAPMVVEGDQLVAVPVGVAVMSVFGLVFSVSAFAWICCQRKNTKSQKTPPYKFVHMLKGVDIYPESLSGKKKFAAPAATTTTNENNKCDVNGNCHTTSLMNPTGKLTSSPNDSRQVLHLDLEKRDLNGNFTTKPFHHHHQKVRSSPDLELPSPHTGFTQPGVIDHNDLPTPSSTLSSQAPTPAVDKPHGEEKENGLGTLHFSLEYQPEKKAFVVHIKEAHGLTPTDEQSLTSDPYIKLTLLPEKKHRVKTRVLRKTLDPAFDETFSFYGIPLARVSELALHFMVLSFDRFSRDEVIGETLVPLSGIDLSEGRVLMSREIIKRNVKKSSGHGELLLSLCYQSTTNTLTVVVLKARHLPKTENNGPTDPYVKINMYHGKKRVCKKKTHVKKCSPNPVFNELFVFDLPSDEGLMDTSVELLLIDSDTGNSRSANTTLGRLVLGTSVVGTAGEHWREICDHPRRQIAKWHALSED; via the exons ATGGCTCCAATGGTGGTGGAAGGAGATCAGCTCG TGGCAGTGCCGGTAGGTGTTGCGGTGATGAGCGTCTTCGGTCTCGTCTTCAGCGTGTCGGCCTTCGCATGGATCTGTTGCCAGCGCAAgaacaccaaatcccagaagaCGCCGCCGTACAAGTTTGTGCACATGCTCAAAGGGGTCGATATCTACCCCGAGAGCCTCAGTGGCAAGAAGAAGTTTGCCGCGCCCGCCGCCACAACGACGACGAACGAAAACAACAAATGTGATGTCAATGGAAACTGCCACACCACGTCACTGATGAATCCGACTGGTAAACTCACATCAAGTCCGAATGATTCCAGACAGGTGCTACACCTCGATCTGGAGAAACGGGACCTGAATGGCAACTTCACCACCAAGCCGtttcatcaccaccaccagaagGTGCGGAGCTCCCCAGACTTGGAGCTGCCCTCTCCTCATACGGGGTTCACGCAGCCTGGTGTGATTGACCACAACGACCTCCCTACACCATCCAGCACCCTCTCCAGCCAGGCGCCCACCCCTGCTGTTGACAAGCCCCacggagaggagaaggagaatgGGCTGGGAACTCTCCATTTCTCCCTGGAATACCAGCCAGAGAAGAAGGCGTTTGTGGTCCATATCAAG gaAGCCCATGGACTTACCCCAACGGATGAGCAGTCACTGACCTCCGACCCCTACATCAAGCTGACACTGCTGCCGGAAAAAAAGCACCGGGTGAAGACCAGAGTGCTGAGGAAGACCCTTGACCCCGCCTTCGACGAGACCTTCAGCTTCTATGGGATCCCGCTTGCCCGAGTGTCAGAGTTGGCCCTTCACTTCATGGTGCTGAGCTTCGACAGGTTCTCCCGCGATGAGGTCATCGGAGAGACACTTGTACCCTTGTCCGGGATCGACTTGTCAGAGGGGCGGGTCCTGATGAGCCGGGAGATCATCAAGAGGAATGTCAAG AAATCAAGCGGCCATGGTGAACTGCTGCTCTCCCTGTGTTACCAGTCCACCACTAACACGCTGACTGTGGTCGTACTAAAAGCTCGCCATCTGCCCAAGACTGAAAACAATGGACCCACAG ATCCGTATGTCAAGATCAACATGTACCATGGGAAGAAACGTGTGTGCAAGAAGAAGACCCACGTGAAGAAGTGCTCACCCAACCCGGTCTTCAACGAGCTCTTTGTGTTTGATCTGCCCTCGGACGAGGGCCTGATGGACACCAGcgtggagctgctgctgattgaCTCAGACACAGGTAACTCGCGCTCTGCCAACACCACCCTCGGGCGCCTGGTGCTGGGCACGTCAGTGGTGGGCACCGCCGGCGAGCACTGGAGGGAGATCTGCGACCATCCGCGTCGCCAGATTGCCAAGTGGCACGCCTTGTCAGAGGATTAG
- the si:dkey-183c6.7 gene encoding urea transporter 2 → MWKDTKMVEASKSRASLGRRALNALLSCTGDMEHFVVFMQDTFVGLQLVVWCLRGVSRVTLANNPLSGALILAALFLASPWQGLLGTLGVLASTLTAVIIGQDSAEISGGLHGFNGMLVSLLMGVFSSAGDWYCWLLLPVCLGSATCVFLYSGFSSVLDRWDLPVSVFPFNTVIVLYLLCTGPNNPYFPHHPAAAPGVLDPNGTELVAVEVMRGIPLGVGQIYACADVGPSLLILVAVLLYSPLLAFHALLGSAVGTLAGLSMAVCPDSLYSGLSGFNGALGCMSVGGLFFTFSWRTHLFAIASAFLSAYADIALGNLLGSVGLPACSWAATLTATLMLLLTGTLAAYRIPIGQVVAPEHNLLSKSHWEAGNTAERESTDV, encoded by the exons ATGTGGAAGGATACAAAGATGGTGGAGGCCAGCAAGAGCCGTGCCAGCCTCGGCCGGCGTGCACTGAATGCTCTCTTGTCGTGTACTGGGGACATGGAGcactttgttgtgtttatgcaaG ACACGTTTGTTGGGCTGCAGCTGGTGGTGTGGTGTCTAAGAGGGGTGTCCAGGGTGACCCTAGCCAACAACCCGCTGAGTGGTGCTCTCATCTTGGCTGCACTGTTCTTGGCCTCCCCCTGGCAGGGCCTGCTGGGAACACTGGGTGTACTGGCCTCTACCCTAACAGCTGTCATCATAGGCCAGGACAG TGCTGAGATATCCGGAGGCCTCCATGGATTTAACGGCATGTTGGTATCTCTGCTGATGGGAGTGTTTAGCTCAGCTGGAGACTGGTACTGttggctgctgctgcctgtctgctTGGGGTCAGCTACATG TGTCTTTTTGTACAGTGGTTTCTCCTCAGTGTTGGACCGCTGGGacttgcctgtgtctgtgtttccctTCAACACCGTCATTGTCCTCTACCTCCTTTGCACTGGCCCAAATAACCCCTACTTCCCGCACCACCCAGCTGCAGCTCCAGGAGTGCTGGATCCCAATGGCACCGAGCTTGTTGCTGTAGAG GTAATGCGTGGCATCCCTCTTGGCGTGGGTCAGATCTACGCCTGTGCAGATGTTGGGCCCTCTCTGCTCATCCTCGTGGCCGTTCTCCTCTACTCCCCCCTGCTGGCCTTCCACGCTCTGCTAGGATCCGCAGTGGGAACGCTGGCTg gtttatCAATGGCAGTGTGTCCTGATTCGCTGTACTCTGGTCTGTCAGGGTTTAATGGTGCTCTGGGCTGCATGTCTGTTGGAGGACTCTTCTTCACCTTCAGCTGGAGGACTCACCTGTTTGCCATCGCCAGCG CTTTTCTCTCTGCGTATGCTGACATCGCTCTGGGTAATCTGCTGGGATCT GTTGGTCTTCCGGCGTGCAGCTGGGCAGCGACTCTGACAGCCACACTGATGTTGCTGCTGACCGGCACTTTAGCGGCCTACCGCATCCCTATTGGTCAAGTCGTGGCGCCCGAGCACAACCTGCTCTCCAAAAGTCACTGGGAGGCTGGGAACACTGCTGAAAGAGAGAGCACTGATGTGTAA